Genomic segment of Apium graveolens cultivar Ventura chromosome 7, ASM990537v1, whole genome shotgun sequence:
ACTTTAAATCAGCCCATTTAAATTCGGCACATTTTAAAACTTAAGTAGACAATTATGTATTTAGTTGAGTTATATTGATGATACTTCTTATGCCGTCTCACTATATGGAATGCATTATTGAATCTGCTCTACTCACATCATTTTATTAATGGAATTGAATCAGGTACCTATTTCTGATCTACAACAAAAGACTCTTTGCCTCTTATTTTACGAAGATAATCTGGAGTGCAAAAGCGGACAGAAGAACTTAATGCAGGTCTATGAAGCACACAAAGATTTCGAGGTGGTGGTTGTGTTCTCCCTTACTTTTGGGCATGACACTAGTCACTTGGTGGGAGCTAATGGGAAATTCAGATCAGAATTGAAATTCTGGAAAGTCTTCTGCAACATGCCATGGTTGGCACTCCCGTTCGATGACCCAAAATGTAGGCAGCTGTGGCGCATCTTTAATCGCACCAAAGTCTACAATGATTCTTGTGCATCCATGATTCTTGTCCATCCAAGCTGATCATAATCTACTCTCAAGGAAAATACTTTAGGGAAGATGGCTTTCAAATCCTGGAGAAGACTAGATTCAAAAGTTATCCTTTCATGGGGAAGGTGGTGGGACAATGTACACTTGAAGTAAGAGAGAAGCAATTGTCCTCAATTCTGGGACAAGATGTTGAACTAATTCGTGATGAATTAATTCATGGTTGTAGGCAACAGTGTGGAATAGGGCAGGTTAGTTCTTTACACCATCTTAAATATCATAATTTTCCTTTCTGTATATTGTTTTCATATTAATAGTCTTCTTACCCTTGCAGGAAAATATACAGTCTCTAAACTCTTGGGGGCCTCAGTTGTCCTTACTTTTTATAGCAGGACCATGGTTTAGTGAATTTCTATCGGaactaaaatattatttttacaCAAAATGCGAGACTCTTTATAAGTTTGAGGTAGTGTATGTCCAATGAATGAATCTTCACCTAGTGTCCATCCGTATATGCTTGGTAGTCTTTCTCCTGTTTCTAATGAGAAGAACTTTATTCCTCTCTTCACTTACTATTTTAAAGATAAAATGACTCAAGAATGCAAAAGAGAAGTTTACTTTGGCGCTAGTTACTTTTGGGCCGTTTGGGCACTATTTTAAGCAGGGAATCATCTCTACCACGAGTTCTGAAGACGCGTCTCAGCTATTTGTGGATACCTTCCCCCTTTGTGGATGATGTAGACAAGAATTTTATAAATTCACAATTCGCAACGGATAAATTTGAAAGGGGTCGTTTAGGTATTTGCTATCATGATTTATTGTTTGAAGAATGATTGACCTGCGTAGCACAACTTTTGTTTTTGTATATTTGCATAAAAAAGTAGATGTAAAACTTACTTCCTATAATTTATTATGGAGTAGATGTAGCTGTTTAGCTTCTTCAGACCTAGAGTCGTCGGTCATTTTGTTCTTATCTTGATGCTACACATCAAGAACGCAGTTCTTGCATTGTATGTTTTTTTTCCAAGGTATTTTAGTGTAATTACTTGATCTGTTATATTCTGCACAATGAGAATTACATAGAAATCTTTTACCCTAGAAAGAACCATACCAATACTTACTGTTGAAGTGTGTGTAAGTTAATAATTTGTAAATTGTTCAACAGACCTGAATCCTATAAATTAATATTGTAGTAAATGAATTTGCAACTATACAGGCATTAACATGGCTAGCAATCGATTGTCTGTTTTGTGCATAGAAGTCATAATCAGATTGAGATTTTTATAAAGCAATCGATATTGAGCTCTTTGATTCCAATTTCTTCTTGTGTTTTTCTTTTAATGAACCAATTACAGTAGTTATGCCACTTCTGCTGGGCTATCTTTACTCTTAGTCGCCGTTGACTATTGATAATATTTTTATACATTGTCAAAAAGTTCATACTGTAATTACTGAGTTTTTTATTGCTGAGTTACCAAGTTATTGTGGTAATAAAAAAATTGGCATGTTAGTAACTAAATGTGTTGTTTTACTTGATGGAAAGCACAGGGATATATTGATATAAGTTGTCATCAGTTCTACTGTCAGTGTTATGTCTTCGACGCTCTCTAATTGGCTATATATGTGGTATTGGTAATTTAATTGATGTTTTAAATTTGAAGTTGGTATTATCTCTTTCTACAATTGCTATACAATTAGGTATTTTCTTGTATTGTGAATATCTAAATATCTAATTGTTGCTTTTCAACTTCAGGTATGAATTTGTGTCCTGATGAAGCCTAAAAATGGACGGATTCTGCGGAGGTGAAGACTTAACTGTTACAGAAAGTACATGACATGCAGATTGTTATTTTTTGAAACTTCTCTATTAATCTAGTGTTTTTTAACGTCTTGTTTCAAAGCTCAATGTAGCTGGTAACCTTGTTAATTGCCTCTGAATCCTGATAGTATTTTATGGTGTTTACAATTTTATGCTTCAGTGATTGATACTTGAAACTATATTATGTACTTTTGTTGGGCTGAATTGCAGAAGTGATCTGGTTACTATTACTTAGTGTGGCTTAGTACAACTTCTATTTTAATGACATACTTACTGTTAGCATTGTCAAAAGTTGTCAAATTTAATGGCATACTACACCTTTCATGAGCACTTTCAACTAAGTTCAGTTAATTAAAATAAATCTATAATTATCTTTTTTTCTATATATACCTATGCTATCTATCTATGTTATATAATTATGAGAACAATTTCATACAGGTATTTAGGTTTCAAGATGTTTTTTTTCTAGTGTGTTTGTGAAAGAAGGTGAGAAGTGTTTTGAGGAGAGTTTGGTGGTCGATTGTGTTGTTTGGACTACGATAATTGGGTTTGTTTTGAATAGGTGTTTTAATGAGGCTAGAGTTATGTTATTGAAAATGAGTTTTTTAGGGTTGGACATTAATGAGTTTTTTTAGTGGTATGCTTGGTGTGTTGTTTGATGTTGTTGAAGGGGAGTCAATTCACTGGTTTTTGGTAAAGATGGGATTTTTATGTGGGTGTTCAATAATGCACTTATGAATATGTATAGTAAGTTTGGTTATAAGGTGTGTGCTTAAGGTGTTTTGATGAAAATCCGAGACCCGATGTGATGTGGTTTCGTTGTCCGGGAGGGTTTATGTTGCTGATGATGGTGTAGAGTTTTAGTTTGTCTGAAATGTGTGTTGTCAGAGGCTTGGAAATTAATGTCTGTTGGCGGAGCAGGCAATGCAAATCCATTCCATCAAACTTGGCTTCAGTTCAGATGAATCTATGCAGACCTGTTAAATGTCATCATATGGAAATTCAATGGGATTACTGAAGACTGTTTTTGAGATTGATTTTGTGAATATTGTACATCTACGTAAGTACATGTATCCATGCTGGATGCCATGTTGATGGTCTAAATATTCTTGAAGCAAGAGGGAATCTGTGCTTGGCAGTTGATCATGTGACTTGTATTGTACTATGCTTTTCAAAGCTTTCGGCATCTTCGACAATTATAGATCATCATGGGAAAACTTCTCATCTTTTGGTTCTGAAATCGGGTATGGATAAAAGTATATTCATTAGGAGTGTTGTTATAGATGCTTATTGCAAGTGTGGAAGTATAGGTGGTGCAGAGACGGCTTTTAGAAATAAAGATCAACACAATGTAGCAGTTTGGATTGCTATGATGGGATATGCGCAGTGTCAAGTGTACAACTTATCAAGCGCAAAATGCCTGAACGTGGGCTGCAACCTGATGAGATAACTTAACTCAGCTAGTTCCTGTTGTCATGCAGGACTGGTAAATGAAGCAAAATATCACTTGATTCTATGTTTAATCTTCATGAAGTTGTTCCATGTTTAGAACACTACGCCTGTGCAGTTGACGTGCTAGGTCGAGTCGGTCTCTTTGAAGAGGCAAATTTGTCAAATGTCTATTCTCCCTGTTGCCCGTATATGGAAAATTCTTTTATCAGCATGCAGTCTTCATGGACACACATTGATCTAGGACAATTTGCGGCAAGCAAAATACTTGGGCTGCAGCCTGAAAATTTCATGTCCCATATTGATAGGTTCCGCAGGAGACTTCTGCATAGTTGAAGTGATGAATCTACTAAAGAATGGGTAATTGATTGCGTGCACTGCCGCGTAGACTGGCTGAACAAGGGAAGAAGTGGCTGAGAGAAGATGATGACGGGGACTAGGAAGCCAGAATTAGAAAAGATAAAAGTTCCCCAAAATTTGTGGATAGGAGAAAGTGGTTGAGACTAATCAGAAACGTAAAAGCAAGACTAACTAATCAGAACAATTCAACCATTCAAGATTTTCGAATTCTAAATTTGAACAGTTTGGAGCCAAATACTAAACAGGTATTCGTTATTGGTCCGAGTGGTAGCGCAACTAGTATCTTTACAACTGGCACTGATGTTTAAGTCCTAGTGTGAAGTTCTACCTAGTTATGATCAGAGGATTTTGTAAAGAAGGGTTACTGGAAGAAGCAGATAAAATATTTATGGAAATGAAAGCTAGTAGCTGCATGCCAGATGATGTCCCTTACAACACACTTATCTGTGGCTGCTTTGGGAATAAGAAATATGACAAAGGATGTGTGCTTATAGCTGAGATGGTTGCTCATGGTTTCGCAGCGGATGCCTCTACCACCTCCATGGTATTGGACTTGCTCAAATTAAAAGGGCAGGGCCCTGCTCTCCTTGCTCAAAGCAGGTAGTTTCTTGAGGTACATTATAGTTTTAAATTTCCAACTCTTTGTACAAGTTCGCCATAAAATTCAAAGGCAATTATAGCATTGTTATATTGTACGTACTATTAACTGTCCGTAGTACTAGTATCTTTTAAACTGTCACTGATGTTATAATTCTGTCTGTTGTTTTGCACTCAGAGTAGTATATCTCTTGTTATGTACTAAAATTACTAAATTACAAATGATTGGAGTTTATAAATTCTTAATTTGCTGAATATCATATTTTGAAATGGTGGTCTTGTTTTGTCCGTGCATCGTCTAATGTCACTGTGTCCTAATGCTCATTAGGGACAGGGTATCTATATATTGGCAGTACTGTGTTGTTATCCGACTTGTACATGTTATCCATATATCTTAACAAACCTTGAGGCACCATAGTAAAGATTTATATTTAACTTTCCTTATTGATAGGAATTGTTCCCCTGTTTACAAGTTTAGAGAATGATTTTTTCCCATTTTGTTGATCGATCAGTTAACAATACAGCTACTTTTTTTTGTTAAAAGCGGGATGGCCCCTCCTCTCTTTTCATAAAAAATTCCTGCTCCAGTTACATGAAAGAAAGGAGTTTGTTAAGATACAAAATACTTTAAAATTGCTCTAATATCCACACTTGCTCTAGACATTCCTTGGTTGATTCCAAGTACTAGTATCCTATCAACTGTCATTGTTGTGAATTAGTTTGTTCTTCTCTCCTACTTACTCCTACTTAAGAAGAGTATCTTTCATACGTTTCGTATTATTCCTAAGCACAGTCGAAGTGATTTAACATAATTTTTCTGAATACCTAATCTCGAATTGCTGGTTGTGTGTTGTATTTGTACATATTGTCTGTAGATATTTTGACTAGGTAGTATGTTGCGTTCTGTCGTACTAAGACTACAACTATTTGCTGCTCTTGTTAAATGAAACTGTACAAAGATATGCTAGAAATAATGATTCAAAGAGGCCACTGTCCTGATAAAGTCACATATGATGCACTTAGACGGGTATTCAAAATTGAGACGATTTTTTTTTGGGGGTACAGAATACTTTTAAACTGACAACACCCGTAAGAGTTTGtaacaaaatttgaagatataACAATATTGATACTGATGCAGACTCACCGTCGCAAATTCTTTCAGTTTCCCTTATAGTTCCTTTTCAAAACAGTGACAAAATGAGCTTGAGCCTCAGTCGAATTCATGCTCAAAATATATGAATTATCTTATTATTTATGAATAGAAGATGTAGTAAATGACAAGAAAGCTAACGGGATATATTAATTCGAGTAGGTAAAGGTTGTGTTGTGGATAATTCAGTTGGTACCGGCTATTCATGTGTAGCTCA
This window contains:
- the LOC141671534 gene encoding putative pentatricopeptide repeat-containing protein At5g52630, with the protein product MSSYGNSMGLLKTVFEIDFVNIVHLHHHGKTSHLLVLKSGMDKSIFIRSVVIDAYCKCGSIGGAETAFRNKDQHNVAVWIAMMGYAQCQVTEHYACAVDVLGRVGLFEEANLSNVYSPCCPYMENSFISMQSSWTHIDLGQFAASKILGLQPENFMSHIDRFRRRLLHS